In a genomic window of Octopus sinensis linkage group LG16, ASM634580v1, whole genome shotgun sequence:
- the LOC115220624 gene encoding uncharacterized protein LOC115220624 — MTLGIVAALTAASTIAAINFIFVIAIIVWRCKRWKKSKPVPVTSLSSQPTILKRKPINISRLDLNPQNLAGQQNPVYTVPTVIQAVPNRNPISYERQSSRSPNSVWPPPGQFLTMNDSVMWRPIENDTVVPARQQIHNSNERPEYLKRQRDPGFGSVEILPDYDNDVCY, encoded by the exons ATGACCCTTGGTATTGTAGCTGCACTGACAGCTGCCAGCACAATTGCAGCAATTAACTTCATCTTTgtcattgctattattgtttgGAGATGTAAAcg atggaaAAAATCAAAGCCTGTTCCAGTAACATCACTGTCATCCCAACCAACCATTCTCAAAAGGAAACCTATAAATATCAGCCGATTGGATCTGAATCCGCAAAACTTAGCTGGGCAGCAAAATCCTGTCTATACAGTGCCAACCGTAATACAAGCAGTTCCGAACAGAAATCCAATTTCATATGAGAGGCAATCAAGCAGGTCCCCTAACAGTGTTTGGCCACCTCCTGGCCAGTTTTTAACGATGAATGATTCAGTTATGTGGCGTCCAATTGAGAATGATACTGTTGTCCCTG ccAGACAACAAATTCA cAACTCG aatgaaagACCTGAATActtgaagagacagagagatccAGGCTTTGGATCAGTAGAAATTTTAcctgattatgataatgatgtatgTTATTGA